From one Cytophagia bacterium CHB2 genomic stretch:
- the accB gene encoding acetyl-CoA carboxylase biotin carboxyl carrier protein — translation MNLDEIRELVKIVEESGIVDLEVTQRGSKVRISKYSSHAPSHPQVSHFLVPGQAQHQPLPAPPNTAHSASATPAASAAPAGSKNQVEIKSPMVGTFYRAPAPDAEPYVNPGDTISKGHVLCIIEAMKLMNEIEADFACRVVEVLVDNAQPVEYNQPLFRVEKL, via the coding sequence ATGAATCTAGATGAAATTCGAGAGTTGGTGAAGATTGTTGAAGAAAGCGGTATTGTCGATTTGGAAGTCACGCAACGCGGCAGCAAGGTTCGCATATCGAAATATTCCAGCCACGCGCCTTCTCACCCTCAGGTCAGTCATTTTCTCGTGCCGGGCCAAGCGCAACACCAGCCTCTGCCCGCGCCGCCGAACACGGCTCACTCAGCTTCTGCAACGCCGGCAGCCAGCGCCGCGCCCGCAGGCTCCAAGAATCAGGTCGAAATCAAATCACCCATGGTGGGCACGTTCTATCGCGCGCCTGCGCCGGACGCCGAACCCTATGTCAATCCCGGCGACACGATCTCGAAAGGCCATGTGTTGTGCATCATCGAAGCGATGAAGCTCATGAACGAGATTGAAGCTGACTTCGCCTGCCGCGTCGTGGAAGTCCTGGTCGACAATGCACAGCCGGTGGAATACAACCAACCTCTTTTCCGGGTCGAAAAACTTTGA
- a CDS encoding acetyl-CoA carboxylase biotin carboxylase subunit (an AccC homodimer forms the biotin carboxylase subunit of the acetyl CoA carboxylase, an enzyme that catalyzes the formation of malonyl-CoA, which in turn controls the rate of fatty acid metabolism) encodes MKKVLIANRGEIALRIIRACKELGIKTVAVYSEADAESLHVRFADEAVCIGAGPSKDSYLNIPRIISAAEI; translated from the coding sequence TTGAAAAAAGTTCTGATCGCCAATCGCGGCGAAATTGCGTTGCGCATTATTCGCGCGTGCAAAGAGCTCGGCATCAAAACCGTGGCGGTGTATTCCGAAGCGGATGCGGAGTCATTGCACGTTCGGTTTGCGGATGAGGCGGTATGCATCGGCGCCGGGCCCAGCAAGGATAGTTACCTCAACATCCCGCGGATCATCAGCGCGGCGGAGATC